A region from the Sphingomonas brevis genome encodes:
- a CDS encoding inorganic phosphate transporter — MHELAMPLLIGLIVLALAFDYLNGLHDAANSIATVVATKLLGPVQAVAFAAFFNFAAYFLTLWFPALHKVADTIGKGLIDKDMVTPAVVFAALIGAMFWNVVTWLKGIPSSSSHALVGGIVGAGVAAAGTGTIQWSGLNKTLLFIPLAPLLGMLVAMLIMLLTSWAALRASNRGAEGTFRALHLASAAAYSVGHGLNDAQKTMGIITVLLYSTGYLSGEFHVPHWVAISCYIAIGLGTMTGGWRIIETMGSRITKLSQHQGFAASTGGSVMLFGASWFGIPVSTTHTITGAVIGAGVAKRASAVRWGVAQNVVMAWLITIPASAAVAALFFWITTLFD, encoded by the coding sequence ATGCATGAACTGGCGATGCCGCTGCTGATCGGACTAATCGTCCTGGCGCTGGCGTTCGATTATTTGAACGGCCTTCACGACGCGGCCAATTCGATCGCCACCGTGGTTGCGACCAAGCTTCTGGGGCCGGTACAAGCGGTGGCCTTTGCCGCCTTCTTCAACTTCGCGGCCTATTTCCTTACCTTGTGGTTCCCGGCCCTGCACAAGGTCGCTGACACGATCGGCAAGGGTCTGATCGACAAGGACATGGTCACGCCGGCCGTGGTCTTCGCCGCGCTGATCGGGGCCATGTTCTGGAACGTGGTGACCTGGCTGAAGGGCATCCCCTCGTCATCGAGCCATGCGCTGGTCGGCGGAATTGTCGGCGCGGGCGTGGCGGCGGCAGGTACCGGCACCATCCAATGGTCCGGCCTCAACAAGACCCTGCTGTTCATTCCGCTGGCGCCGCTGCTCGGTATGCTGGTGGCGATGCTGATCATGCTGTTGACCAGCTGGGCCGCGCTGCGCGCATCCAACCGTGGGGCTGAGGGGACGTTTCGGGCGCTGCACCTGGCGTCGGCCGCAGCTTACTCGGTCGGGCACGGCCTCAACGATGCGCAGAAGACGATGGGCATCATCACCGTGCTGCTCTATTCGACGGGCTATCTCAGCGGTGAATTCCACGTACCGCATTGGGTCGCGATCAGCTGCTACATCGCGATCGGCCTCGGGACCATGACCGGCGGCTGGCGGATCATCGAGACGATGGGCAGCCGGATTACCAAATTGTCGCAGCATCAGGGCTTCGCCGCCTCAACCGGCGGATCGGTGATGTTGTTCGGAGCGAGCTGGTTCGGAATCCCGGTGTCGACCACTCACACCATCACCGGCGCGGTGATCGGCGCCGGCGTGGCCAAGCGGGCGTCGGCTGTCCGCTGGGGAGTAGCGCAGAATGTCGTGATGGCCTGGCTGATCACCATCCCGGCCTCGGCGGCCGTGGCGGCGCTGTTTTTCTGGATTACAACGCTGTTCGACTAA